A genomic stretch from Aedes albopictus strain Foshan chromosome 2, AalbF5, whole genome shotgun sequence includes:
- the LOC109413525 gene encoding E3 ubiquitin-protein ligase RNF4, with the protein MDSSVEFVEDLVEDVDNPDVSMVDVIQRAEAVLASLPARRPTTNRIVNKPATGTTKERSRSTNNKPGPSRSTIRYALDDSDCIIVIPDPEEPKPTVNAPAAPPPSPPAPASEAISCPICFEPVFQGPAASTICGHLYCYQCITTEIKVRPKCPMCSRPLQASEVIQLFRN; encoded by the coding sequence ATGGATAGTAgtgtggaattcgtggaggatttagTCGAGGATGTGGATAATCCTGATGTCAGCATGGTTGACGTGATTCAGCGAGCGGAAGCTGTTCTAGCTTCACTGCCCGCACGGCGACCAACGACGAATCGAATCGTAAACAAACCAGCAACCGGAACCACAAAAGAACGTTCAAGAAGCACAAATAACAAGCCGGGTCCGTCGAGATCCACCATTCGGTACGCGTTGGATGATTCTGACTGCATCATTGTCATACCGGATCCGGAGGAGCCGAAGCCAACTGTGAATGCGCCCGCGGCACCTCCACCATCCCCGCCGGCGCCGGCTTCCGAAGCCATCTCCTGTCCGATATGCTTCGAACCGGTGTTCCAAGGACCGGCAGCATCCACCATCTGCGGCCATCTCTACTGTTACCAGTGCATCACCACCGAGATCAAGGTGCGACCGAAGTGCCCGATGTGCTCGCGACCGCTGCAGGCATCGGAGGTAATTCAGCTTTTCCGTAACTGA